The following coding sequences lie in one Benincasa hispida cultivar B227 chromosome 6, ASM972705v1, whole genome shotgun sequence genomic window:
- the LOC120080170 gene encoding uncharacterized protein LOC120080170 translates to MLLRTASTPILNPWKPHLKESSAETEIIHQFPKSRPLTLSVSSKLLPPPPMIGGPAIKVMRTLSESDLGYLSVVGKRNPRMAFLDGRLGCGVDNVGESSDCCGDGNGDVSDGGVYDCFSFWDSDSQNANALTKTDLLYQRMIEANPKSSLILGNYAQFLKEVLGDLIKAEDYCGRAMLANPNDGNVISMYADLIWSNHKDASRAEHYHLEATKTSPDNSFVFASYARFLWETEDEVDDEDVESTALACLNSVL, encoded by the exons ATGCTTCTCAGAACTGCATCAACTCCAATTCTCAATCCATGGAAACCCCATTTGAAAGAATCTTCGGCGGAGACGGAAATCATCCACCAATTTCCTAAATCACGGCCCCTCACACTCTCTGTTTCTTCGAAACTTTTGCCGCCGCCACCGATGATTGGGGGTCCGGCGATCAAGGTGATGCGAACTCTCTCGGAGTCCGATTTGGGTTACCTTTCAGTGGTGGGGAAGAGGAATCCGAGAATGGCGTTTTTGGATGGGAGATTGGGCTGTGGTGTCGACAATGTCGGGGAGAGTTCCGATTGCTGTGGCGATGGCAATGGCGATGTTTCGGATGGTGGCGTTTAtgattgttttagtttttgggATTCGGATAGTCAGAACGCGAATGCGTTGACAAAGACGGATTTGCTTTATCAGAGGATGATAGAGGCGAACCCTAAGAGTTCGTTGATACTAGGCAATTATGCTCAGTTCTTGAAGGAG GTTCTTGGAGACCTGATAAAAGCTGAAGATTATTGTGGAAGAGCAATGTTAGCAAATCCCAATGATGGAAATGTGATATCAATGTATGCTGATTTGATATGGAGTAATCATAAGGATGCCTCCCGAGCTGAGCATTACCATCTTGAAGCTACTAAAACTTCCCCTGATAATAG TTTTGTTTTTGCCTCTTATGCACGTTTCCTCTGGGAAACCGAAGATGAAGTCGACGACGAAGATGTGGAATCAACAGCTTTGGCTTGCCTCAACTCAGTCCTCTAA